The following proteins come from a genomic window of Maniola jurtina chromosome 15, ilManJurt1.1, whole genome shotgun sequence:
- the LOC123872867 gene encoding larval cuticle protein LCP-17-like isoform X2: MACAAADVSHIVRSDDYEVPIVKSGYELSPEGAFQYFYEAGNGIVAQADGVMKRVSSADEPALEVRGSFRYISPDGTPVETTYVAGEQGYVASGSHLPVPPPIPELILRGLAYTAAHQPATVEKVYKP, translated from the exons ATGGCCTGCGCCGCCGCTGACGTGTCCCACATCGTCAGATCTGACGACTACGAGGTCCCCATCGTCAAGTCAGGCTACGAGCTCAGCCCCGAGGGTGCCTTCCAGTACTTCTACGAAGCAGGCAACGGCATCGTCGCCCAGGCTGACGGTGTTATGAAGAGAGTGAGCTCTGCT GACGAGCCCGCTCTTGAAGTCAGGGGATCCTTCAGATACATCTCCCCCGATGGCACTCCTGTGGAGACCACATACGTCGCCGGCGAGCAAGGATACGTAGCCAGT GGTAGCCACCTCCCAGTCCCTCCACCAATCCCAGAGCTGATTCTTCGTGGTCTTGCCTACACCGCAGCACACCAACCCGCTACAGTTGAAAAGGTCTACAAGCCCTAA
- the LOC123872867 gene encoding larval cuticle protein LCP-17-like isoform X1, producing MKFLVILAVAMACAAADVSHIVRSDDYEVPIVKSGYELSPEGAFQYFYEAGNGIVAQADGVMKRVSSADEPALEVRGSFRYISPDGTPVETTYVAGEQGYVASGSHLPVPPPIPELILRGLAYTAAHQPATVEKVYKP from the exons ATG aaattcctaGTCATTCTCGCCGTCGCCATGGCCTGCGCCGCCGCTGACGTGTCCCACATCGTCAGATCTGACGACTACGAGGTCCCCATCGTCAAGTCAGGCTACGAGCTCAGCCCCGAGGGTGCCTTCCAGTACTTCTACGAAGCAGGCAACGGCATCGTCGCCCAGGCTGACGGTGTTATGAAGAGAGTGAGCTCTGCT GACGAGCCCGCTCTTGAAGTCAGGGGATCCTTCAGATACATCTCCCCCGATGGCACTCCTGTGGAGACCACATACGTCGCCGGCGAGCAAGGATACGTAGCCAGT GGTAGCCACCTCCCAGTCCCTCCACCAATCCCAGAGCTGATTCTTCGTGGTCTTGCCTACACCGCAGCACACCAACCCGCTACAGTTGAAAAGGTCTACAAGCCCTAA
- the LOC123872865 gene encoding uncharacterized protein LOC123872865 isoform X2, giving the protein MNERKILLFVLSVIFYCFYSVQMWFTTTNVNEEKPLSSNVNTDKPEVNGNKSNISQPNVVKPKVIPLFLKDACSALEVFTQKPQTVKIKRSKFKDMDLQNNTITVIGITVFLVILVLNALFDVLKVKEEERARRRLNPDGERRQSLAEFANKKMLRRESSKFSLHLFQIAESEATPSEEKKSPRESRPYTRAESINSYLGEKNMTKNSAPASIGVTPVEHKLVKRESVSKLIDNKLQWLPQRPVYNYHHCEFRFWRNRSLSTIPYSLWYHMFRGQQTRSLNIGCFGNSICNDSKYNDTLLLQLRQINNESNRREIHFPRKFEHILDRNIITTPSLVELCKRKFYQMLDSASKRLTTSPTISVYSDVNYDENLENNNNINNLQEHFEEFNLKNGLCSKKDINEEYYEKCKGDTKVDKLFIKAKMKGYCVPSDIVEEHFYYLPKFLKDDLCNGPISRCENVDCKKPLFDFVYFEFCLEKIILIENTEDVLINAEFCSKSCAEKWKTGKALLTWEFTFTK; this is encoded by the exons ATGAACGAGCGTAAGATATTACTCTTCGTACTCTCcgttatattttattgcttcTACAGTGTGCAAATGTGGTTTACGACGACTAATGTGAACGAAGAAAAACCCCTGAGTTCTAATGTAAACACCGACAAGCCAGAAGTTAACGGTAATAAGTCAAACATTTCACAGCCGAATGTTGTGAAGCCGAAAGTGATACCTTTATTCCTCAAAGACGCATGTAGCGCTCTGGAAGTGTTCACGCAAAAACCTCAAACGGTTAAAATAAAACGGTCCAAATTCAAAGACATGGATCTTCAAAACAATACTATCACGGTCATCGGGATAACTGTGTTTCTAGTTATATTGGTCCTGAACGCGTTGTTCGATGTCTTGAAAGTCAAAGAAGAAGAACGAGCTAGAAGGAGATTGAATCCAGATGGAGAAAGGAGACAGTCGTTGGCTGAGTTTGCTAATAAGAAAATGCTGCGAAGGGAGTCAAGCAAATTTAGTCTGCACTTATTCCAGATCGCAGAATCTGAAGCGACTCCCAGTGAGGAGAAAAAGAGCCCTCGAGAAAGCAGGCCGTATACTCGAGCAGAGTCCATTAATTCATACCTCGGTGAGAAAAATATGACCAAAAACTCAGCCCCAGCGTCAATTGGAGTCACTCCTGTGGAACACAAATTAGTAAAGAGGGAGTCAGTTTCAAAGCTGATTG ATAATAAATTACAATGGCTGCCCCAAAGACCCGTGTACAATTACCATCACTGCGAATTCAGATTCTGGCGAAACCGAAGTCTGAGCACAATACCCTATTCCCTGTGGTACCATATGTTTAGAGGGCAACAGACTAGAAGCCTTAATATAGG ATGTTTTGGCAATTCAATATGTAACGACTCAAAGTACAACGATACACTCTTGCTACAACTGAGACAAATTAACAATGAATCTAATAGAAGAGAAatacattttcctagaaagTTTGAACACATTTTAGATAGAAATATCATTACTACACCAAGTCTTGTGGAACTATGCAAAAGAAAATTTTACCAAATGCTCGATAGTGCTTCAAAAAGATTGACTACATCACCAACTATTAGTGTCTATTCTGATGTTAATTATGACGAAAATTTGGAAAACaataacaatatcaataatctTCAAGAGCATTTTGAAGAGTTCAATCTGAAGAATGGTTTGTGTTCTAAAAAGGATATTAACGAAGAATACTATGAGAAATGCAAAGGAGATACGAAAGTAGACAAACTGTTCATCAAAGCTAAAATGAAAGGATACTGTGTTCCATCGGACATTGTGGAAGAacacttttattatttaccGAAATTCCTTAAGGATGATTTATGCAATGGACCTATATCGAGATGTGAAAATGTGGACTGCAAAAAACCTTTATTCGATTTCGTCTATTTCGAATTTTGCTTAGA aaaaataattttaattgaaaataccGAAGATGTTTTAATAAACGCCGAATTTTGTTCCAAATCTTGTGCTGAAAAATGGAAAACTGGCAAAGCTCTCCTGACATGGGAGTtcacttttacaaaataa
- the LOC123872865 gene encoding leucine-rich repeat-containing protein 28-like isoform X1: MDYKQAVNSVLHWNYRGFTEFPLQHLQGEETEITDIYLKENLISRIPSDIGKLNNLESLYLSGNDITKLPREISKLSRLKCLDLSGNRLQFIPDEIGEMRSLKFLILDENELRELPLRISELRMLRYLSVCDNKLQWLPQRPVYNYHHCEFRFWRNRSLSTIPYSLWYHMFRGQQTRSLNIGCFGNSICNDSKYNDTLLLQLRQINNESNRREIHFPRKFEHILDRNIITTPSLVELCKRKFYQMLDSASKRLTTSPTISVYSDVNYDENLENNNNINNLQEHFEEFNLKNGLCSKKDINEEYYEKCKGDTKVDKLFIKAKMKGYCVPSDIVEEHFYYLPKFLKDDLCNGPISRCENVDCKKPLFDFVYFEFCLEKIILIENTEDVLINAEFCSKSCAEKWKTGKALLTWEFTFTK; encoded by the exons ATGGACTACAAGCAAGCAGTGAACAGTGTCCTACATTGGAACTACAGAGGTTTCACGGAATTCCCACTACAACATCTCCAAGGTGAAGAAACCGAGATAACGGATATTTATTTGAAGGAAAATTTAATATCACGTATACCCAGCGATATCGGTAAACTGAATAACCTAGAGAGCTTATATCTGAGCGGGAATGACATTACCAAGTTGCCGAGAGAGATATCAAAGTTGAGTCGCCTAAAGTGCTTGGACCTTAGTGGGAATCGATTGCAATTTATACCGGACGAGATTGGCGAAATGAGGAGCCTCAAATTTTTGATATTGGACGAAAATGAGCTGCGCGAACTGCCTTTAAGGATCTCTGAACTACGGATGCTACGATACCTATCGGTTTGTG ATAATAAATTACAATGGCTGCCCCAAAGACCCGTGTACAATTACCATCACTGCGAATTCAGATTCTGGCGAAACCGAAGTCTGAGCACAATACCCTATTCCCTGTGGTACCATATGTTTAGAGGGCAACAGACTAGAAGCCTTAATATAGG ATGTTTTGGCAATTCAATATGTAACGACTCAAAGTACAACGATACACTCTTGCTACAACTGAGACAAATTAACAATGAATCTAATAGAAGAGAAatacattttcctagaaagTTTGAACACATTTTAGATAGAAATATCATTACTACACCAAGTCTTGTGGAACTATGCAAAAGAAAATTTTACCAAATGCTCGATAGTGCTTCAAAAAGATTGACTACATCACCAACTATTAGTGTCTATTCTGATGTTAATTATGACGAAAATTTGGAAAACaataacaatatcaataatctTCAAGAGCATTTTGAAGAGTTCAATCTGAAGAATGGTTTGTGTTCTAAAAAGGATATTAACGAAGAATACTATGAGAAATGCAAAGGAGATACGAAAGTAGACAAACTGTTCATCAAAGCTAAAATGAAAGGATACTGTGTTCCATCGGACATTGTGGAAGAacacttttattatttaccGAAATTCCTTAAGGATGATTTATGCAATGGACCTATATCGAGATGTGAAAATGTGGACTGCAAAAAACCTTTATTCGATTTCGTCTATTTCGAATTTTGCTTAGA aaaaataattttaattgaaaataccGAAGATGTTTTAATAAACGCCGAATTTTGTTCCAAATCTTGTGCTGAAAAATGGAAAACTGGCAAAGCTCTCCTGACATGGGAGTtcacttttacaaaataa